CTCGCCTACTTCGGGATAAGTCAGAGCCGTTATTTTGGCAAAAAGTTCCTCATCATTAAATGGTTTGCTTGGGCCGTATTCTTTAGATAATTTTTTCATTAAGTCTAAAATCCCTCTTTCACCATTACTTTTTTCACGGATGATAATATCAATGCACATACCTATTAATGCTCCTTTTTCGTACACATTCAAGTATTGGTCTTTATAGGGTTGTACCAAAACATTAGCGCTCATTTCAGTGAAGGGCATGGTATCATTCATTTCGGAGGCATTTTTGATTTTGCCTACCATTCTTTGGTAAAATTCATCGGCATCAATTAATCCTTGGTTTACTTGAAATAAATTGGCAAAATATTCGGTTACTCCTTCGTACATCCATAAATGTTTTGACATCTTAGGATCGTTGTAATCAAAATACTGAATTTCTTTAGAATGGATGCTTAGGGGGGTTACAGTGTGAAAAAACTCATGAGACACTACATCTTTTATTTGTTCACCAAGACCGTCAGCCTGCATTAATTCAGGGAAACAAACTGTTGTGGACGTATGGTGTTCTAAAGCTCCAAACCCTTTGGCATCTGACTTCTGCATGTCCGATAGGTATAACAGCACTGTATATCTTTTATTGGTATTGATGGAACCTAAAAAGGCTTTTTGGGCACGCATCGTTTTTTCTAAATAAGGCAATAATGATTTGGCTGTATGGGTACCGTTAGGCGAATATACACTGAAAAGAATTTCCATGCCGTCAACCGTAAACGTTTCATAATCAGGTTTGGCATACATGATAGGATTGTCAACTAAATCAAAATAACGGGCCGCTATGAAGTGGTCTACTGTATCACTTTTGTTGGTATCTACCATTGAAGTGGCTCCGAAAAGTGACGCCGGATGTTTAATCGTTACATCATACGTAATCTCTTTTTTATCGTCAAAATAACCAATAAAACAATGGTTGTTTAGCATAAAGTTTTTACCGTCTTCTATATTACTTCCTGCCGGTGAGAAGATATCTTCTTTACCAAACCCACTTCCTTTTTCCGAATCATAGGTATCGTTTACCCAATAAGTTATTTTAGCTAACGTTTTAGCATTCGTGATTTTCCAGGAATTGTCGTCTGTTTTTGTGGTAGTTAATTCTTTTCCGGTTTTATCAAACGCCTTCAAATCATCTACTAGTTTTCCGTAATTATCGTAGGAATAGGTTCCGGGAACTGTTTTGGGAATATGAAAAACAATATCGTTGGTCATTAATTTGGGTGGAGTTAGGGTCACCATAAGTTTATCATCTTTTACCTGACTTAAATCGATGACAACTTTTACTGCTTCAGCCGGAGCCTTTTTTTGTGCTGTTGCCTTAAAGTTGAAAACTGATAAAACAATAAGAGCACTTAGGATTAATTTTTTCATTTCTAAAAAATTTATTTTCAAAATATGTCAGCAAATGTAACTAATAGTTACAATCGAATTTAACATTTTGGAATTGATTAACTAAAATGGCGAAAATAAAAAACTCTTGCAGAGCAAGAGTTCGTAGTTAATCAAATTTATTTTTGATGTAATATTTACTATCCAAGTCATCATCAAAATCGTCAATGATGGGTTTTGGTTTTGGTTTACTGCCGGTGGCTTTCTTTTTCCAAAGCTCAAAATTATCTTTGGATAACCGTTTGCGCATAAATTCGGTTACTTCATTTTCTGTCAGTCCAAATTCTTCTTTTATTACTTCAAAAGGTTTTCGTTCCTCTTGCGCCATACTGACAACGCGTTCTAACTGTTCGTTGTCTAATTCTGCTAACTTACTTTTTTTCATTGCTGTAAAAGCATTATTTTTTTAAATAGTTTTTAACTGATTGATTGGTAATTCAATATTAATAAAAAAATAATTAGTTCACAAACGACCCTCTCTTTTTTTAATCTTAAGAATTGGGCGAGCGGTATTTTTGGAACGGAATTGACAATAAATTCCATAAACGACTGTTTTCTTCAGGCTTCATGTGTGTATCCACTCCGTAAATTAGTTTATCTCTATCCAACGTTTTAAAAGTGCCGAACAACCTATCCCAAACCGAAAAGATATTCCCGTAATTGCTGTCCGTATAAGGCAAAACATAATGATGATGTACTTTATGCATATCAGGAGAAACAATGAAATAGCTTAAAAAACGGTCTGCTTCTTTGGGCAAAACTATGTTGGCATGATTAAACTGCGTAGCCACAACGGATAGTGTTTGATACAAAAAAACCATCCACATGGGGCTTCCGACAATTAAAATACCGAGCGTAGTAAAAATAAATCGCAACACACTTTCTCCGGGATGGTGGCGGTTGGCTGATGTGGTGTCGATATAAGTATCGGTGTGGTGAATCAAATGAAAGCGCCAGAGGAACCGAACTTTGTGTTCAATTAAATGAACAAGATAGGCGCCAATTAAATCTAACAGCAACAATCCAACTAGCATCATAAACCACGGATTGAAAGTAGGCAACCAATTCAGGATTCCGAAATGGTGGTCGGTGGTCCAAGTAGCTGTATTTAATAAAATCAGTGCCAAACAAAAATTGACAAGCATGGTGGTAATGGTAAAAAAGATATTGATTCCCGCGTGTTTCCACTTGTTGTAGCCGAATTTAAAAAAAGGTACTGCGGTTTCAATCAACCAGAAAAAGGTTATGCCTCCTGCCAAAATGAGTGCTCTGTGCGAAGATGGAATCGATGAAAAATAATGGATTATTTCATTCATGATTTTGTTTTTATCAAATATAACAAAATAACGGTTTGCCTTTTATCAAAAATAAAACCCCAAACTCACAGGGAATTTGGGGCTTTATATAATTTAAAAAAATGCTATTACTCTTTAATCACTTTTAAGGTTTTAACCTGATTGTCGGTCGTAACTTTTACAATGTAAGTTCCTGAGCTTAAATTTGACATATCAATGTTGCCTTCGGTGGCATTCAAAATTTCTGTTTTCACTTCTTGCCCTACTATCGTGTAAATGGATACGGCTGAAATAGATTTATCAAAAGAAACATTCAATATATTTTTTACCGGATTAGGATAAACCACTAAGTTTTTCAAATCAAAATCAGCGTTTCCTAAACTGGTTTGTACACTGATTACATTTCTGAAAACCGGTCCCCAAACACCGGTATTGTCTTTTATACGGATATTTAAAACATGTAATCCTACTGCAGGTAATGCGATTCCTGTTTTGGTTAACTGTTCAAAAGCACTGTTAAAGTTACCATCTGTTGCTGAAATGGGAGTAGCCAGTCCATATCCCGGATCGGTATCCCAAAAATATTCGGCCTGTACTACTGAGGATTGTGCTGAAGCGGCGACTATCATTAAAAATGCCGCTATACTATATATAAATTTCTTCATCTTTAGTTTATTTAAAATTATTTAGAATAACCTGAACCGTTGATGCTCAAGGTACTGGTGCTTAAAATAGCTCTTGGCGTAACTAAGTAGTTCACTTGTGGCATACCACCGCCGTCAGCCGGCCAGTAGTTTTCCCAAGAATTAGAACCTCCATAATGACCTGCGTCATTTCGGGTTAAGTCTAAATCAGTATAGATGAGCGCAGGATTTCCTGCATTTACATTCATACCGGTTATGGTATAGTATGTATTATCGAAATTCATGTTTACGTTACCGGTATTATTGTTTTGTGTAGTCACGCCTTCTGAAACATACGTATTAGTAAAGACATTATAAGATGCCGTTACATTGACAAAACCATTACTTTGGATGCAAGAAGGGGTTTGAGCAACCACAAACGAGACCGCATTGTTCATGATAGCCAGGGTTCCAGTATTTCCTTCATTTACGCTGATATAAATGGGAGCTACATCGCCACCATTGGGTTGATAAACGGTATTGTTTATCATTTCATTAGTACTGCCATTTTTAATGGCATATGTATAAAGACCCGATGTAAAATTATTGTACATCTTAAAATTATAACTCGATTGCTGATTGGTAATTGAAAAATCGGCTGAATTTCCTATAATTTCAATATCATCTGTTGCAAAAACACTATCCGCACTAGTATTGTATGCCGTGATGGATTGCGTTCTGTTACCGGTAATTCTTCCATGTGAGAAGTATACAAACCCGCTAACGGTACATCCTGACATATTTGTTGTAGTGTTGGCCTGTGCAGTATCCACATTATTCAAATAGCAGTTGTATAGGTTTACCGTAGTTCTTCCTCCTGTAGTTGCAGTACCAACAACAACATTATAAATCGTAAAATTTCCTGAGCTTAGGTTATTAAACGTAACCACTCTGCCTGCTGATGGCGTAATATTAATGGTACCTTTAATAAAATACTTATTATAAATGTTTTCGGAGACAAAAGTCAGCGATTTGTTGATGGTAAGGTTTTCTACAAAAGCAGACCCGTCAGTTTTGGGTTGAATAATAATTCGGTCCCCATTCGCTGCCGCCGTAATGGCTGCACTTACAGTAGGATAAGCACCACCCGCACCTAAATTCCTAACATGCAAGTCAGCTGCATATGCCATGGAGGTAATAAAACCTGCCAATGCCATAAGAAGTAATTGTTTTTTCATTTTTAAATTATTAGATTGAAGTTTATTTTGAGAGCGCAAAGCAACAGCTTTTTTTTTGTTTCAAATAATTTTTAACTGTTAAATTTAGACTGAAATTCATAATAGCATGCAGACTGATTTTTTAGAAGAAACTCAGAGGAATACCCGCCATGTTTACCCAATTAGTAACAGTATAATATAGCCTGACAGGACAATTGAAATCCCGCAGGCTATTTCATTTTTTTACTTTTCCAGTTTCAACCAAACATAGTCGTTCCATCCTTCAATCAAACGGGTTGGGTCAGTGTTTTTAGTTCTGTCTTGTTCCGGAATTAGTACAATTTTCTTGTCTTTTACAGTAAAATTGTAAATTCTCGGTTTCTTCTCACTGTCTAAAGTCACTTCTATTTTATAAGCACCATCCGTTAGGCTACCAAATTTAATCTCATTCCCATTAGCTTTATCCGTACTTTTCATAGCACACGAAAACTCTCTCCACTCCGCTCTTTCCACCTGAGCATCATTAGGCGTATTGCCATAATGTTGGGCAAAAGGTTTATTGTCTTTATACATTTTTAAACTCCATTTAACCGATTTAATCGTTTTTCTGGCGTTTGACGGATTAGGCATGAACTCTTCATGATTCAAATAAAATCCAAAGATTAGGTTTCCGGATTCGGCATGATTTAAATAAGCATAATTATTCCATGGCCCACGTGTTA
Above is a genomic segment from Flavobacterium phycosphaerae containing:
- a CDS encoding M61 family metallopeptidase, whose amino-acid sequence is MKKLILSALIVLSVFNFKATAQKKAPAEAVKVVIDLSQVKDDKLMVTLTPPKLMTNDIVFHIPKTVPGTYSYDNYGKLVDDLKAFDKTGKELTTTKTDDNSWKITNAKTLAKITYWVNDTYDSEKGSGFGKEDIFSPAGSNIEDGKNFMLNNHCFIGYFDDKKEITYDVTIKHPASLFGATSMVDTNKSDTVDHFIAARYFDLVDNPIMYAKPDYETFTVDGMEILFSVYSPNGTHTAKSLLPYLEKTMRAQKAFLGSINTNKRYTVLLYLSDMQKSDAKGFGALEHHTSTTVCFPELMQADGLGEQIKDVVSHEFFHTVTPLSIHSKEIQYFDYNDPKMSKHLWMYEGVTEYFANLFQVNQGLIDADEFYQRMVGKIKNASEMNDTMPFTEMSANVLVQPYKDQYLNVYEKGALIGMCIDIIIREKSNGERGILDLMKKLSKEYGPSKPFNDEELFAKITALTYPEVGEFLNTYVAGKTPIPYDVYFAKMGVNKTKIMVPMNPFLKDPSTPYITINPDTKEIVVIPGSGLNEFMNTLGLKGGDIIVAINDKPYNLDTIYDMIMESQNWEIDDPISVKIKRDGKEQTINGKVKLAMQEEEGYNMSDTAKAKLNVAWLKG
- a CDS encoding TIGR03643 family protein: MKKSKLAELDNEQLERVVSMAQEERKPFEVIKEEFGLTENEVTEFMRKRLSKDNFELWKKKATGSKPKPKPIIDDFDDDLDSKYYIKNKFD
- a CDS encoding sterol desaturase family protein, which produces MNEIIHYFSSIPSSHRALILAGGITFFWLIETAVPFFKFGYNKWKHAGINIFFTITTMLVNFCLALILLNTATWTTDHHFGILNWLPTFNPWFMMLVGLLLLDLIGAYLVHLIEHKVRFLWRFHLIHHTDTYIDTTSANRHHPGESVLRFIFTTLGILIVGSPMWMVFLYQTLSVVATQFNHANIVLPKEADRFLSYFIVSPDMHKVHHHYVLPYTDSNYGNIFSVWDRLFGTFKTLDRDKLIYGVDTHMKPEENSRLWNLLSIPFQKYRSPNS
- a CDS encoding T9SS type A sorting domain-containing protein, coding for MKKFIYSIAAFLMIVAASAQSSVVQAEYFWDTDPGYGLATPISATDGNFNSAFEQLTKTGIALPAVGLHVLNIRIKDNTGVWGPVFRNVISVQTSLGNADFDLKNLVVYPNPVKNILNVSFDKSISAVSIYTIVGQEVKTEILNATEGNIDMSNLSSGTYIVKVTTDNQVKTLKVIKE